One Vidua chalybeata isolate OUT-0048 chromosome 22, bVidCha1 merged haplotype, whole genome shotgun sequence genomic region harbors:
- the CCDC30 gene encoding coiled-coil domain-containing protein 30 isoform X2 has product MRDVESYVGHVRTLTEERDAIASEYEKENEQLRLELAQLQLQQETQLKEVEEMLEQEGLSQISCSAASEQVAYFLVERAALLGKLEVAARQLESHSSIDGLQFCREELEREQALPAGVVGDVDEAPQRLVVSQEDIQRLAEGLDTQSREKSGADRTELQRAMEHNKQLDKEILALRARVQTLDLERKAFLELVEQLKEEICEYQRSERPEPAAAEGVGMASLQAQGTQEEAGPDGGAPYQEHGDQGVETLHKRCREAMESIEGRNSQLLHKLQKLEQERKGLVERNEELESILGETQIQTKQEKQQLESEVEGLHQKITSLETELFEVQKNKSEMNGNEQVTSGAQEMQEMLESCQETIDKFGSQLGERRERRKQLASELELLREDLKAEKVVLGSQGLPDSHSELTSHINTFPSLQRTPASRDLVDVSHEKLHKDSALLDPETSEVLQDREQSPKVEQKQEDPSADAKTYEEQMAKVVFLEEQIKNLRKEQELLCSELLESNKKKEELEKQLKESSEEKRMLLEEIAQLKCDIRSAWEQGPSGDTRRMTPGLEQRENRFLPWQSSAGSLEGSLKQGLSEERFQQQEEKLQQLRQDLRRVQNLCSSAERELRYEREKNADLQRQNLLLQQECTKVKTELKQARAKLLDTTETCSSLSAQWDRSQQKVKELELELSKCSQADKLQSSLQERLAQEKSRAGEAQKKVSKLQQKLKDSQHQLLLAEARVSDKKLLEEELKEARENEARVQQELHEEQLKRRLLEQQVEELRQQLRHSRETEASLAKMHVELQAKTLEDEKKLDAGEHVQCHKENQKLSEQLALLKEENKALYEEGVRLLNQKDLYVRKYNEMQLRHKDRIRRAKETFIHEVKQRDSRIKQLENELSESKLQVEKGKMLIAQITAENEKLLQERRRLLQKISDQEESPWSLRSGIPSLQSRGKILEEENARLQDKLQLSSHVASSQRLARSSPTPNTEDSKIIPGSERQPQSKVLPPPCASFPPRDLPEPLGALKAPQSTKPEGEAESQDSSFCLSPWQPSELGYLNVASPGESAAPAAPRSRDGF; this is encoded by the exons ATGAGAGAC GTGGAAAGCTACGTGGGCCATGTCCGTACCCTGACGGAGGAGCGGGATGCCATTGCCTCTGAGTATGAGAAGGAGAATGAGCAGCTCAGGTTGGAGCTGGCCCAGctacagctgcagcagg AAACCCAGCTGAAGGAGGTggaggagatgctggagcaggaaggTTTATCCCAGatctcctgcagtgctgccagtgaACAAGTGGCGTATTTCCTGGTGGAGCGGGCGGCgctgctgggaaagctggaaGTGGCAGCCCGGCAGCTGGAATCCCACAGCAGCATTGATGGGCTCCAG TtctgcagggaagagctggagagggaacaAGCTTTGCCTGCAGGAGTTGTGGGAGATGTGGATGAGGCCCCACAGAGGCTGGTGGTATCCCAGGAAGATATCCAGAGGCTGGCAGAAGGGCTGGATACacaaagcagagagaagagtGGAGCAG ACAGGACTGAGCTCCAGAGGGCCATGGAGCACAACAAGCAGCTGGACAAGGAGATCCTGGCACTGCGGGCACGGGTCCAGACGCTCGACCTGGAGAGGAAAGCGTTCCTGGAGCTG GTGGAGCAGCTCAAGGAGGAGATCTGTGAGTACCAGCGGAGTGAGAGGCCAGAGCCTGCAGCGGCAGAGGGAGTTGGAATGGCCTCACTGCAG gcacagggcacCCAGGAAGAAGCAGGACCTGATGGAGGTGCCCCATATCAGGAACATGGAGATCAAGGAGTTGAAACTCTCCACAAAAG GTGCCGGGAAGCCATGGAGAGCATTGAGggcaggaattcccagctccttcaCAAGCTGCAAAAACTGGAGCAGGAGCGCAAGGGTTTGGTTGAGCGCAATGAGGAGCTGGAATCAATTCTGGGAGAGACACAGATCCAAACCAAGCAAGAGAAGCAACAGCTGGAGAGCGAGGTGGAGGGACTGCACCAGAAA ATCACCAGTTTGGAAACAGAGTTGTTTGAGGTGCAGAAGAACAAAAGTGAGATGAATGGGAACGAGCAGGTGACATCTGGAGCTCAGGAGATGCAGGAG ATGTTGGAAAGCTGTCAGGAAACGATAGACAAGTTCGGAAGTCAGCTTGGAGAGAGGAGAGAACGGAGAAAGCAACTGGCatctgagctggagctgctgcggGAAGATTTGAAGGCTGAGAAGGTGGTGCTGGGCAGCCAG GGTTTGCCTGACTCCCACTCAGAGCTCACAAGCCACATAAACACCTTCCCAAGTCTCCAGAGAACACCAGCCAGCAGGGATCTTGTGGATGTATCCCATGAGAAGCTACACAAAGACAGTGCTTTGCTAGACCCAGAG ACCTCTGAAGTCCTGCAAGACAGAGAACAGAGTCCCAAAGTGGAGCAGAAACAGGAAGACCCCTCTGCAGATGCAAAGACCTATGAGGAACAGATGGCTAAAGTAGTGTTTTTGGAAGAACAGATCAAAAACCTGAGGAAAGAACAAGAACTGCTCTG CTCTGAATTACTAGAGAGCaacaagaagaaggaggagctggaaaagcagctcaaAGAGAGCAGTGAAGAGAAACGGATGTTGCTTGAAGAAATTGCCCAGCTCAAATGTGACATCCGGagtgcctgggagcagggccccAGTGGAGACACGAGGAGGATGACCCCAGGcttggagcagagggagaacaGATTTCTCCCATGGCAGAGCTCGGCAGGCAGTTTAGAGGGGAGCCTTAAACAG ggtctGTCTGAGGAGAggttccagcagcaggaggagaagctgcagcagctgcgcCAAGACCTGCGGCGGGTGCAGAACTTGTGCAGCTCCGCTGAGAGGGAGCTCAGGTATGAGAGGGAGAAGAACGCCGACCTCCAGAGGCAaaatctgctgctccagcaggaatgCACCAAG GTCAAAACTGAGCTGAAGCAGGCCCGGGCCAAACTCTTGGACACCACAGAAACATGTTCCTCCCTCTCAGCACAGTGGGACAGGAGCCAGCAGAAGGTCAAGGAGCTGGAACTGGAGCTCTCCAAGTGCTCCCAGGCTGACAagctccagagcagcctccAGGAGAGGCTGGCCCAGGAGAAATCCAGAGCAGGAGAAGCACAAAAGAAG GTTTCAAAACTCCAGCAAAAGCTGAAGGAttcccagcaccagctgctgctggcagaggctcGTGTTTCTGATAAGAAGCTTCTGGAGGAGGAGCTGAAGGAAGCTCGGGAAAATGAAGCTCGAGTGCAGCAGGAACTTCACGAGGAGCAGCTGAAAAg gaggctcctggagcagcaggtggaGGAGCTCCGGCAGCAGCTCCGGCATTCCCGGGAGACCGAGGCGTCACTGGCCAAGATGCACGTGGAGCTCCAGGCCAAGACCCTGGAGGATGAGAAGAAGCTGGATGCTGGTGAG CATGTGCAGTGCCACAAGGAGAATCAGAAGCTCTcagagcagctggcactgctgaagGAGGAGAACAAAGCCCTGTATGAGGAAGGTGTCCGACTCTTGAACCAGAAGGATCTCTATGTCAG gaaataCAACGAGATGCAGCTCCGGCACAAGGACAGGATTCGCAGGGCCAAGGAGACCTTCATCCATGAGGTGAAACAGAGGGACAGCAGGAtcaaacagctggaaaatgagCTCAGCGAGTCGAAACTCCAAGTGGAAAAG GGGAAGATGCTGATTGCCCAGATCACTGCTGAGAATGAGAAATTACTCCAGGAGAGGCGACGGCTCCTCCAAAAAATATCAGACCAGGAGGAGTCCCCTTGGAGCCTCCGGTCTGGGattccctccctgcagagcag AGGGAAGAtcctggaggaggagaatgCCCGGCTGCAGGACAagctccagctctccagccACGTGGCCTCCTCCCAGCGCcttgccaggagcagccccactcccaacaCTGAG GACTCGAAGATCATTCCTGGCTCTGAACGCCAACCACAGAGTAAGGTGTTGCCACCTCCTTGTGCCAG CTTCCCACCCCGAGATCTCCCCGAGCCCCTCGGCGCCCTGAAGGCCCCGCAGAGCACAAAGCCTGAGGGAGAGGCTGAGAGCCAGGATTCTTCCTTCTGCCTGTCCCCCTGGCAGCCGTCGGAGCTGGGGTACCTGAACGTGGCCTCTCCCGGGGAGAGCGcggcccccgcggccccgcggagccgcgACGGCTTCTGA
- the CCDC30 gene encoding coiled-coil domain-containing protein 30 isoform X1, producing MDAAAAAPAESPVPADTIQRWLRAEGADPAAPPEEQLGLAWRLLRRAETRLGELERRRAQDMRDVESYVGHVRTLTEERDAIASEYEKENEQLRLELAQLQLQQETQLKEVEEMLEQEGLSQISCSAASEQVAYFLVERAALLGKLEVAARQLESHSSIDGLQFCREELEREQALPAGVVGDVDEAPQRLVVSQEDIQRLAEGLDTQSREKSGADRTELQRAMEHNKQLDKEILALRARVQTLDLERKAFLELVEQLKEEICEYQRSERPEPAAAEGVGMASLQAQGTQEEAGPDGGAPYQEHGDQGVETLHKRCREAMESIEGRNSQLLHKLQKLEQERKGLVERNEELESILGETQIQTKQEKQQLESEVEGLHQKITSLETELFEVQKNKSEMNGNEQVTSGAQEMQEMLESCQETIDKFGSQLGERRERRKQLASELELLREDLKAEKVVLGSQGLPDSHSELTSHINTFPSLQRTPASRDLVDVSHEKLHKDSALLDPETSEVLQDREQSPKVEQKQEDPSADAKTYEEQMAKVVFLEEQIKNLRKEQELLCSELLESNKKKEELEKQLKESSEEKRMLLEEIAQLKCDIRSAWEQGPSGDTRRMTPGLEQRENRFLPWQSSAGSLEGSLKQGLSEERFQQQEEKLQQLRQDLRRVQNLCSSAERELRYEREKNADLQRQNLLLQQECTKVKTELKQARAKLLDTTETCSSLSAQWDRSQQKVKELELELSKCSQADKLQSSLQERLAQEKSRAGEAQKKVSKLQQKLKDSQHQLLLAEARVSDKKLLEEELKEARENEARVQQELHEEQLKRRLLEQQVEELRQQLRHSRETEASLAKMHVELQAKTLEDEKKLDAGEHVQCHKENQKLSEQLALLKEENKALYEEGVRLLNQKDLYVRKYNEMQLRHKDRIRRAKETFIHEVKQRDSRIKQLENELSESKLQVEKGKMLIAQITAENEKLLQERRRLLQKISDQEESPWSLRSGIPSLQSRGKILEEENARLQDKLQLSSHVASSQRLARSSPTPNTEDSKIIPGSERQPQSKVLPPPCASFPPRDLPEPLGALKAPQSTKPEGEAESQDSSFCLSPWQPSELGYLNVASPGESAAPAAPRSRDGF from the exons ATGgacgcggccgccgccgccccg GCGGAGTCCCCGGTGCCGGCGGACACCATCCAGCGCTGGCTGCGGGCGGAGGGCGCCGaccccgccgccccgcccgaGGAGCAGCTGGGTCTGGCCTGGCGGCTTCTGCGGCGAGCGGAGACCCGGCTGGGCGAGCTGGAGCGGCGGCGAGCCCAGGACATGAGAGAC GTGGAAAGCTACGTGGGCCATGTCCGTACCCTGACGGAGGAGCGGGATGCCATTGCCTCTGAGTATGAGAAGGAGAATGAGCAGCTCAGGTTGGAGCTGGCCCAGctacagctgcagcagg AAACCCAGCTGAAGGAGGTggaggagatgctggagcaggaaggTTTATCCCAGatctcctgcagtgctgccagtgaACAAGTGGCGTATTTCCTGGTGGAGCGGGCGGCgctgctgggaaagctggaaGTGGCAGCCCGGCAGCTGGAATCCCACAGCAGCATTGATGGGCTCCAG TtctgcagggaagagctggagagggaacaAGCTTTGCCTGCAGGAGTTGTGGGAGATGTGGATGAGGCCCCACAGAGGCTGGTGGTATCCCAGGAAGATATCCAGAGGCTGGCAGAAGGGCTGGATACacaaagcagagagaagagtGGAGCAG ACAGGACTGAGCTCCAGAGGGCCATGGAGCACAACAAGCAGCTGGACAAGGAGATCCTGGCACTGCGGGCACGGGTCCAGACGCTCGACCTGGAGAGGAAAGCGTTCCTGGAGCTG GTGGAGCAGCTCAAGGAGGAGATCTGTGAGTACCAGCGGAGTGAGAGGCCAGAGCCTGCAGCGGCAGAGGGAGTTGGAATGGCCTCACTGCAG gcacagggcacCCAGGAAGAAGCAGGACCTGATGGAGGTGCCCCATATCAGGAACATGGAGATCAAGGAGTTGAAACTCTCCACAAAAG GTGCCGGGAAGCCATGGAGAGCATTGAGggcaggaattcccagctccttcaCAAGCTGCAAAAACTGGAGCAGGAGCGCAAGGGTTTGGTTGAGCGCAATGAGGAGCTGGAATCAATTCTGGGAGAGACACAGATCCAAACCAAGCAAGAGAAGCAACAGCTGGAGAGCGAGGTGGAGGGACTGCACCAGAAA ATCACCAGTTTGGAAACAGAGTTGTTTGAGGTGCAGAAGAACAAAAGTGAGATGAATGGGAACGAGCAGGTGACATCTGGAGCTCAGGAGATGCAGGAG ATGTTGGAAAGCTGTCAGGAAACGATAGACAAGTTCGGAAGTCAGCTTGGAGAGAGGAGAGAACGGAGAAAGCAACTGGCatctgagctggagctgctgcggGAAGATTTGAAGGCTGAGAAGGTGGTGCTGGGCAGCCAG GGTTTGCCTGACTCCCACTCAGAGCTCACAAGCCACATAAACACCTTCCCAAGTCTCCAGAGAACACCAGCCAGCAGGGATCTTGTGGATGTATCCCATGAGAAGCTACACAAAGACAGTGCTTTGCTAGACCCAGAG ACCTCTGAAGTCCTGCAAGACAGAGAACAGAGTCCCAAAGTGGAGCAGAAACAGGAAGACCCCTCTGCAGATGCAAAGACCTATGAGGAACAGATGGCTAAAGTAGTGTTTTTGGAAGAACAGATCAAAAACCTGAGGAAAGAACAAGAACTGCTCTG CTCTGAATTACTAGAGAGCaacaagaagaaggaggagctggaaaagcagctcaaAGAGAGCAGTGAAGAGAAACGGATGTTGCTTGAAGAAATTGCCCAGCTCAAATGTGACATCCGGagtgcctgggagcagggccccAGTGGAGACACGAGGAGGATGACCCCAGGcttggagcagagggagaacaGATTTCTCCCATGGCAGAGCTCGGCAGGCAGTTTAGAGGGGAGCCTTAAACAG ggtctGTCTGAGGAGAggttccagcagcaggaggagaagctgcagcagctgcgcCAAGACCTGCGGCGGGTGCAGAACTTGTGCAGCTCCGCTGAGAGGGAGCTCAGGTATGAGAGGGAGAAGAACGCCGACCTCCAGAGGCAaaatctgctgctccagcaggaatgCACCAAG GTCAAAACTGAGCTGAAGCAGGCCCGGGCCAAACTCTTGGACACCACAGAAACATGTTCCTCCCTCTCAGCACAGTGGGACAGGAGCCAGCAGAAGGTCAAGGAGCTGGAACTGGAGCTCTCCAAGTGCTCCCAGGCTGACAagctccagagcagcctccAGGAGAGGCTGGCCCAGGAGAAATCCAGAGCAGGAGAAGCACAAAAGAAG GTTTCAAAACTCCAGCAAAAGCTGAAGGAttcccagcaccagctgctgctggcagaggctcGTGTTTCTGATAAGAAGCTTCTGGAGGAGGAGCTGAAGGAAGCTCGGGAAAATGAAGCTCGAGTGCAGCAGGAACTTCACGAGGAGCAGCTGAAAAg gaggctcctggagcagcaggtggaGGAGCTCCGGCAGCAGCTCCGGCATTCCCGGGAGACCGAGGCGTCACTGGCCAAGATGCACGTGGAGCTCCAGGCCAAGACCCTGGAGGATGAGAAGAAGCTGGATGCTGGTGAG CATGTGCAGTGCCACAAGGAGAATCAGAAGCTCTcagagcagctggcactgctgaagGAGGAGAACAAAGCCCTGTATGAGGAAGGTGTCCGACTCTTGAACCAGAAGGATCTCTATGTCAG gaaataCAACGAGATGCAGCTCCGGCACAAGGACAGGATTCGCAGGGCCAAGGAGACCTTCATCCATGAGGTGAAACAGAGGGACAGCAGGAtcaaacagctggaaaatgagCTCAGCGAGTCGAAACTCCAAGTGGAAAAG GGGAAGATGCTGATTGCCCAGATCACTGCTGAGAATGAGAAATTACTCCAGGAGAGGCGACGGCTCCTCCAAAAAATATCAGACCAGGAGGAGTCCCCTTGGAGCCTCCGGTCTGGGattccctccctgcagagcag AGGGAAGAtcctggaggaggagaatgCCCGGCTGCAGGACAagctccagctctccagccACGTGGCCTCCTCCCAGCGCcttgccaggagcagccccactcccaacaCTGAG GACTCGAAGATCATTCCTGGCTCTGAACGCCAACCACAGAGTAAGGTGTTGCCACCTCCTTGTGCCAG CTTCCCACCCCGAGATCTCCCCGAGCCCCTCGGCGCCCTGAAGGCCCCGCAGAGCACAAAGCCTGAGGGAGAGGCTGAGAGCCAGGATTCTTCCTTCTGCCTGTCCCCCTGGCAGCCGTCGGAGCTGGGGTACCTGAACGTGGCCTCTCCCGGGGAGAGCGcggcccccgcggccccgcggagccgcgACGGCTTCTGA
- the PPCS gene encoding phosphopantothenate--cysteine ligase isoform X2: MFYLAAAVSDFYIPVSEMPEHKIQSSEGPLQITMKMVPKMLSPLVREWAPEAFVISFKLETDPQILLDKSRQALEKYRHQVVVANVLESRRTSVIIVTRDSQTPLSLSDEEIARGVEIEEKIVSYLQGQHTAFIERKG, from the exons ATGTTCTACCTGGCGGCCGCCGTGTCGGATTTCTACATCCCGGTCTCCGAGATGCCGGAGCACAAGATCCAGTCCTCGGAGGGGCCCTTGCAG ATCACAATGAAGATGGTGCCAAAAATGCTGTCACCCCTGGTCAGAGAGTGGGCCCCTGAGGCCTTTGTGATTTCCTTCAAACTGGAGACAGATCCCCAGATCCTCCTGGATAAATCTCGGCAGGCTCTGGAGAAATACCGGCACCAGGTGGTGGTGGCCAACGTGCTGGAATCCCGGAGAACCTCCGTCATCATCGTCACCAGGGACTCGCAGACTCCCTTATCCCTGTCCGACGAGGAAATCGCACGAGGCGTGGAAATAGAGGAGAAGATTGTGAGTTACCTCCAGGGCCAGCACACGGCCTTTATagagagaaaaggctga